Proteins encoded by one window of Streptomyces clavuligerus:
- a CDS encoding energy-coupling factor ABC transporter ATP-binding protein, with protein sequence MTPATASLHISRLAFAYPDGHQALFGVDLTVARGERVALLGPNGAGKTTLVLHLNGILGGGAGEVHIAGLPVGRPHLAEIRRRVGIVFQDPDDQLFMPTVRDDVAFGPAGAGLRGDALDARVTAALDRVGMAGYADRPPHHLSFGQRRRVALATVLVMEPEILVLDEPSSNLDPAARRELADILRSLPVTVLMVTHDLPYAMELCPRSVILSGGVIVADGPTRELLTDAELLHRHRLELPYGFDPAAAVRTVRPR encoded by the coding sequence ATGACCCCCGCCACCGCATCACTCCACATCAGCCGGCTCGCCTTCGCCTACCCCGACGGGCATCAGGCGCTCTTCGGCGTGGACCTCACCGTCGCGCGCGGTGAGCGCGTCGCCCTCCTCGGCCCCAACGGCGCCGGGAAGACGACCCTCGTCCTCCATCTGAACGGCATCCTGGGCGGCGGGGCGGGCGAGGTCCACATCGCCGGTCTCCCCGTCGGACGCCCCCATCTCGCCGAGATCCGCCGCAGGGTCGGCATCGTCTTCCAGGACCCCGACGACCAGCTCTTCATGCCGACCGTCCGCGACGACGTGGCCTTCGGCCCGGCGGGCGCGGGGCTGCGGGGCGACGCGCTCGACGCCCGGGTGACGGCGGCGCTCGACCGGGTCGGGATGGCCGGATACGCCGACCGCCCGCCGCACCACCTCTCCTTCGGGCAGCGCCGCCGGGTCGCGCTCGCCACGGTGCTCGTCATGGAGCCGGAGATCCTGGTGCTCGACGAGCCCTCCTCCAACCTCGACCCGGCCGCGCGCCGCGAACTGGCCGACATCCTCAGGTCCCTGCCGGTCACCGTGCTGATGGTGACCCACGACCTGCCGTACGCGATGGAGCTGTGCCCGCGTTCCGTGATCCTCAGCGGCGGGGTGATCGTCGCCGACGGCCCCACCCGTGAGCTGCTGACGGACGCGGAGCTGCTGCACCGGCACCGGCTGGAGCTGCCGTACGGCTTCGATCCGGCCGCCGCCGTGCGGACCGTCCGCCCCCGCTGA
- the cbiQ gene encoding cobalt ECF transporter T component CbiQ — protein MGAGHAAHRLHRPGDSPVHTLPAHCKLLAVLCFVLAVVSTPREAVWAFGLYALLLAAVVAVARLPFGLVLRRLLIETPFVVFALLLPLTVPGETVAPVGAVELSVPGLWGAWNILAKGTLGVAASVILAATTELTALLLGLQRLRLPPALVQITAFMIRYADVITEEMRRMSVARRSRGFTARGPRHWRVLAASAGALFVRAYERGERVHFAMISRGGTGALPQLADTTATRAQWSSALALPATALAVCLMGWTTR, from the coding sequence ATGGGCGCGGGCCACGCCGCCCACCGGCTCCACCGCCCCGGTGACTCCCCCGTCCACACCCTCCCCGCCCACTGCAAACTCCTCGCCGTCCTCTGCTTCGTCCTCGCCGTCGTCAGCACCCCGCGCGAGGCGGTGTGGGCCTTCGGCCTCTACGCGCTGCTGCTGGCCGCCGTCGTGGCGGTGGCACGGCTGCCGTTCGGGCTCGTCCTGCGGCGGCTGCTGATCGAAACCCCGTTCGTGGTGTTCGCGCTGCTGCTGCCGTTGACGGTGCCCGGCGAGACGGTCGCACCGGTGGGGGCGGTGGAGCTGAGCGTCCCCGGCCTGTGGGGTGCCTGGAACATCCTCGCCAAGGGCACGCTGGGCGTCGCCGCCTCCGTGATCCTCGCCGCCACCACCGAACTGACCGCGCTCCTCCTCGGCCTTCAGCGGCTGCGGCTGCCCCCGGCGCTGGTGCAGATCACCGCGTTCATGATCCGGTACGCGGACGTCATCACGGAGGAGATGCGACGGATGTCCGTCGCCCGCCGCTCCCGGGGCTTCACGGCGCGCGGCCCCCGGCACTGGCGGGTGCTCGCGGCGTCGGCGGGCGCGCTCTTCGTCCGGGCGTACGAACGGGGGGAACGCGTCCACTTCGCGATGATCAGCCGGGGCGGTACGGGGGCGCTGCCGCAGCTCGCCGACACCACCGCGACCCGGGCCCAGTGGTCGTCCGCGCTGGCGCTCCCGGCGACCGCCCTCGCCGTCTGTCTCATGGGCTGGACGACCCGGTGA
- a CDS encoding serine hydrolase domain-containing protein, producing MDVQGTVAEGFEPVRDAFVRNFRERGERGAAVAVHRHGHKVVDLWAGTRDVDGHEPWAVDTAQIVRSVTKGVASAVVLLLHQRGQIDLDAPVGTYWPEFKAAGKDRVLVRHLLSHRGGLPVLDHPLTPERALDGVSGPAAMAAQAPAWAPGTDHGYHPQSFSWLIAELVRRVTGRTIGRWVAEEIARPLGLDFWIGLPPEEAHRVGRIGKLPELQGHPGVTLRPKRSVADAYRDPGSLTRRAFGVIDPLPDENGSAYRAAELPASNGISTARAVARFYASLIGPVDGGPRLFAPATLTLARTEESAGPDRVLMVPTRFSLGFMLHGAACPLLGPGSFGYPGRGGSLGFADPESGVSFGYVTNGLRGGVTADIRGQAMIRAVRSAL from the coding sequence GTGGACGTCCAGGGCACGGTGGCGGAGGGCTTCGAGCCCGTACGTGACGCGTTCGTACGCAACTTCCGGGAACGCGGCGAGCGCGGCGCCGCCGTCGCCGTCCACCGCCACGGGCACAAGGTCGTCGACCTGTGGGCGGGGACGCGGGACGTCGACGGCCACGAGCCCTGGGCCGTGGACACCGCGCAGATCGTCCGCTCCGTCACCAAGGGCGTCGCCTCCGCCGTCGTCCTCCTGCTCCACCAGCGCGGACAGATCGACCTGGACGCGCCCGTCGGCACGTACTGGCCGGAGTTCAAGGCGGCGGGCAAGGACCGGGTCCTGGTGCGCCATCTGCTCTCCCACCGGGGCGGGCTGCCCGTGCTCGATCACCCGCTCACCCCGGAGCGTGCGCTCGACGGGGTCAGCGGCCCCGCCGCGATGGCGGCGCAGGCGCCCGCCTGGGCGCCGGGCACCGACCACGGCTACCACCCGCAGAGCTTCAGTTGGCTCATCGCCGAACTCGTCCGCCGGGTCACCGGCCGCACCATCGGCCGCTGGGTCGCCGAGGAGATCGCCCGCCCGCTCGGCCTGGACTTCTGGATCGGCCTGCCGCCCGAGGAGGCCCACCGCGTCGGCCGTATCGGCAAACTCCCCGAACTCCAGGGCCACCCCGGTGTCACCCTGCGCCCCAAGCGCTCCGTCGCCGACGCGTACCGCGACCCCGGCTCGCTCACCCGCCGCGCCTTCGGTGTCATCGACCCGCTGCCCGACGAGAACGGCTCCGCCTACCGCGCCGCCGAACTCCCCGCGTCGAACGGCATCTCCACCGCGCGCGCCGTCGCCCGCTTCTACGCGTCCCTCATCGGCCCCGTCGACGGCGGCCCCCGCCTCTTCGCCCCGGCGACGCTCACCCTGGCCCGTACGGAGGAGTCGGCGGGCCCCGACCGCGTCCTGATGGTGCCGACGCGTTTCAGCCTCGGTTTCATGCTGCACGGCGCGGCCTGTCCGCTGCTCGGCCCCGGCTCCTTCGGCTACCCCGGGCGCGGCGGCTCCCTCGGCTTCGCGGACCCGGAGTCCGGTGTCTCCTTCGGGTATGTCACCAACGGTCTGCGCGGCGGAGTCACCGCGGATATCCGTGGTCAGGCCATGATCCGCGCTGTACGTTCGGCCCTATGA
- a CDS encoding energy-coupling factor ABC transporter permease, which translates to MHVPDGFINAPVSLAAGVVAAAAVGVCLRGARQELSAASPPTGPGGNERLAPLAGLVAAFVFAAQMLNFPVAGGTSGHLLGGTLAAILVGPCTAVLCLAVVLLVQSLLFADGGLTALGVNVLIMGVITVLVGYGVFRALLAVLPRGRRAVSVATFVAALVSVPAAAAAFTLLYAVGGTTDIPVGTVLGAMVGVHVLIGTGEALITMLTVGAVLAVRPDLVHGARGLRGPLTLRGDSGDETRAETEDGGNGNGNGHGGHGNGGGHGNGHGGADGAGDETGHSTGDGGGHRAGDRARGKTRGETGDGTGDETGHGGGGPASAPAPVPVPVTGRSRTAPSSRRVLLGGLAVALVLAGGVSYYASASPDGLEKVAADHGMDTRAKEHAADGSPLADYGIGAIANARLSGGLAGVIGVGATAAVGAAVLYPVVRRRRHRPGPVRTRVRSRERVRSDRDRGNNRGSGSRVRSRRAARRTRLPEQGA; encoded by the coding sequence ATGCATGTACCCGACGGATTCATCAACGCACCCGTGTCCCTGGCGGCGGGCGTCGTGGCGGCGGCAGCCGTCGGCGTCTGCCTGCGGGGGGCCCGACAGGAACTCTCCGCCGCCTCTCCCCCCACGGGCCCCGGGGGGAACGAGCGGCTGGCCCCGCTCGCGGGGCTCGTCGCCGCCTTCGTCTTCGCCGCCCAGATGCTCAACTTCCCCGTCGCGGGCGGCACCAGCGGACATCTCCTCGGTGGCACGCTCGCCGCGATCCTCGTCGGCCCGTGCACGGCCGTTCTGTGCCTGGCCGTCGTCCTGCTCGTCCAGTCCCTGCTCTTCGCGGACGGCGGCCTGACGGCGCTCGGGGTGAACGTGCTGATCATGGGCGTGATCACGGTCCTGGTCGGCTACGGGGTCTTCCGTGCCCTGCTCGCCGTCCTGCCCCGTGGGCGGCGCGCGGTCTCCGTCGCCACGTTCGTCGCCGCGCTGGTCTCCGTACCGGCGGCGGCCGCCGCGTTCACCCTCCTCTACGCGGTCGGCGGGACGACGGACATACCCGTGGGGACGGTCCTCGGCGCGATGGTCGGGGTCCATGTCCTCATCGGGACCGGGGAAGCCCTGATCACGATGCTCACGGTCGGGGCGGTGCTCGCGGTACGGCCGGATCTCGTCCATGGCGCGCGCGGGCTGCGCGGCCCGCTCACGCTCCGTGGCGACAGCGGGGACGAGACCAGGGCCGAGACCGAGGACGGCGGGAACGGGAACGGCAACGGGCACGGCGGGCACGGAAACGGCGGCGGGCACGGCAACGGGCACGGCGGCGCGGACGGGGCCGGGGACGAGACCGGGCACAGCACCGGGGACGGCGGCGGCCACAGGGCCGGTGACAGGGCCCGGGGCAAGACCCGGGGCGAGACCGGTGACGGGACCGGTGACGAGACCGGGCATGGCGGCGGTGGCCCCGCCTCCGCCCCCGCCCCGGTGCCGGTGCCGGTGACGGGGCGCTCCCGGACGGCCCCTTCCTCGCGCCGTGTCCTCCTCGGCGGGCTCGCCGTCGCGCTCGTCCTCGCCGGAGGGGTCTCGTACTACGCGTCGGCCAGCCCCGACGGGCTGGAGAAGGTCGCCGCCGACCACGGCATGGACACCCGGGCGAAGGAGCACGCCGCCGACGGCTCCCCGCTCGCCGACTACGGCATCGGCGCCATCGCGAACGCCCGGCTCTCCGGCGGGCTCGCGGGCGTCATCGGCGTCGGCGCGACCGCCGCCGTCGGAGCCGCCGTGCTCTACCCGGTCGTCCGCAGACGCCGTCACCGCCCCGGGCCCGTCCGCACCCGCGTCCGCAGCCGGGAACGCGTCCGCAGCGACCGAGACAGGGGCAACAACAGAGGCAGCGGCAGCCGCGTCCGCAGCCGCAGGGCGGCCCGCCGCACCCGGCTCCCGGAACAGGGCGCCTGA
- a CDS encoding SDR family NAD(P)-dependent oxidoreductase, whose product MSESLKRFDGHAALITGGARGVGEATARRLASEGARVLIADIDTETAERTAATIPGADFVLCDVSDPERVDAAVAYAVERFGRLDVLVNNAFANTEDAERLEDQPDGSWTHVLDICLTGAFRCARAALPHLEASGRGAIVNIGSVNAEVDFGGHAYSAAKAGLASFTRTLAGDAGPRGVRVNQINPGTIRTRAWEGEDEGLAELGRRLYPLGRVGEPEDIAAAVAFLASSDAAWITGTTLRVDGGILAVNQSFQPILEAAKKA is encoded by the coding sequence ATGAGTGAGTCGCTGAAACGATTTGACGGACACGCGGCGCTGATCACCGGCGGTGCCAGGGGAGTTGGCGAGGCCACCGCGCGGCGGCTCGCGTCCGAGGGCGCCCGCGTGCTGATCGCCGACATCGACACGGAGACGGCGGAGCGGACCGCCGCCACGATCCCCGGCGCGGACTTCGTCCTGTGCGATGTCTCCGACCCGGAACGGGTGGATGCGGCGGTCGCGTACGCGGTGGAACGCTTCGGCCGCCTCGACGTCCTCGTCAACAACGCCTTCGCCAACACCGAGGACGCCGAGCGGCTGGAGGACCAGCCGGACGGCTCCTGGACCCATGTCCTCGACATCTGCCTCACCGGCGCCTTCCGCTGCGCCCGCGCGGCCCTGCCGCACCTGGAGGCGTCCGGCAGGGGCGCGATCGTCAACATCGGCTCCGTGAACGCGGAAGTCGACTTCGGCGGCCACGCCTACAGCGCCGCGAAGGCGGGCCTGGCGTCCTTCACCCGCACGCTCGCGGGGGACGCGGGCCCGCGCGGCGTCCGCGTCAACCAGATCAACCCGGGCACGATCCGCACCCGCGCCTGGGAGGGCGAGGACGAGGGCCTCGCGGAACTGGGCCGCCGCCTCTACCCCTTGGGCCGGGTCGGGGAGCCGGAGGACATCGCGGCGGCGGTGGCGTTCCTGGCCTCGTCGGACGCGGCGTGGATCACGGGGACGACGCTGCGGGTGGACGGCGGGATTCTCGCCGTGAACCAGTCCTTCCAGCCGATCCTGGAGGCGGCGAAGAAGGCGTGA